GCACGCAGCAAAAGCCGACGAAGTACGCCGCCAGTACGGAACCCGCGACGAGGCCGGCGCGGCGGCGCCCGGCGGCGAAGCCCCCGTACGCGACCAGCGCCGCGGCGTGCAGCGCGAGCTCTTCGTGGGCCAACGCCATCACGGCGGCGCAGGCCAGGCCGGCCCCGAACCGTTTGCGGTCGAAGAAGTAAAACGCGCCCAGCGCGAGCGGGACCGCGAAGGCCCGGGGGTGGAAGTCGAAGAGGGTCGCGCCGTGAAGCGCCGGCGATAACGCGAAGGCGGCAGCCAGCGCCGCCGCCGGCCAGCGCGAACCGGCCGCCGGCCTCGCTACGCCGTAGACGAGCGGTATGCCGGCCGCGACCAGTAATGCTTGCAGCGGCAAGAGGTAGGCCGGTTCTTTAAAGACGTACGTGAAAGGCGCCAGGACGGCGAGCAGCGGCGCGCAGTGGTTGATGAACCGGTCCGCCGGAAGCAGCGTTTGGACGAAGAAGTGCCCCCGCCCGAAGTGGTAGATGGCGTTGGCGTAATAGCCGAGGTCGAGGCCGCAGGTGGCCATACCGTAGTGGCGGCCCAGCGACGCCGCGCCGAAGAATAGGAAGTACGCGCCGGCCAGCGTCCACACCACGAACGCCGGCGAGGGTTTTACGAACCGCAGCCGTCTCCGAAATACGACGGCGGCCGCCGCGGCCGCGGCCGCCGCGAAAGCGACCGCCGCCACTACGAGGAGGACGTTAATCGGTACGGCTTTCGGCGTTATGTAATCCATAAAGGGCTTGGCGGTATTACGAGCCCCGGCCCCGTTACCCGGGCCCCAACGCGCGTACGTTCTCGAGCGTATAGTCGTCGCTGTTGACCGATACCGCGTCCAGGTATAAGGGCGAGATGGAATGTACCTCGAGCTGCAGAGTGAACGGCTCTTTACGCTCAAAGCGGATTATGTACGGCCGGTATTTTGCGGAGGCCCTGACGCGGTTGGTTCTCCGGTAGACCTTAAAAACCGACGGGTCTTCCGCGGAGGCGACGCGTGCCGTAATTACGGCGAAGCAGAATTCGCCCGGGTCGGCGCGCCGCAGCAGGAAGGCCAGGCCGTATTTACCGGGAGGATAGACGTAACCGTCCCCGGGCGCGCAGTATAAGTAATTCTCGAGCAGTACGGCGCGGCCGTCGTGGGCGCGCGCGTCCGCTATGGGTCGCTTTCCGCCCGGCGCCCAGCACTGCCACTCCTCGACCGTGCCGTACCACGTGCGGAAGAGCCTTTCGTAATCCAAGGCGTAATCGCCCTCCCGCTTCTCGAAATAGGCGTAGTCGGCGCAGAAATCGACCGGCGTCAGACTCAACTTCTCGGCCTGTTCTAAAATTACCGCGAGCTCGAGCGGCGGGTGGGCGCGGCGCGCGAGCAGCATAGCTTCCGGTTCCTTCGCAGGCCAAAACCCGGGAGCCGGGTAGTTAAGGTAGATGTATCGACGGTGGGCGAGGTGCGCGGCGAAGACGTCGTCCGCGGATAACGGAATATCGCGGGGCACCCGCGAGACCGCCCCGGCGAGGGCTTTTTCGTGGGCGATCGGGAAGGCGGCCGAAATATAATCCCGATAGAAACGCCGCGTGAGGGCGATGATGAGGACGATTTGAAGGGCGACGGCCAACGCGCTCGCGGCCGTAATGAAGAGGCGCCGGCGGCGACCGGCGTCGGCCCGTACGATACGATGCAAACCGACGGCCGCGGCGCCGTACAGAAACGGCAAGATCGAGAGCGGGTATTGCCACCCGATTTCGAAGACGGTAGGTATACTCGTAAGGGCCGGCACGGCGAGCGGCGTCGCGACGGTTATTAGGGCCGCGCCCGCGGTGGGGAGAAAAGCGACGACGGGAAGGACGAGCGCCGCGACGT
This sequence is a window from bacterium. Protein-coding genes within it:
- a CDS encoding DUF2079 domain-containing protein; amino-acid sequence: MAISVGIGEVLILSALAAAVAAAYTALAALRRKIRVKAPTPEAVVWGLALAYFLFFSALTLARHYGMATYGLDLGYYGNAVYQFGRGHFFHQSLLPNEIYLNHCAPLLAVFAPFTYVFPDPAYLLPLQALFLAAGIPLIYFIAKPETGSRWPAAALAAAFALSPALHGANFYDFHPRSLAVPLALGAFLFFRRKNLAAGLACTGLLALAQDELAVHAVALAVYGGLTTGRRRAGLIAAALVAAYFVAICCFLYPKLTYGVTGKPLHFLGYFENLASGGEGSPLSAHVLAAKGGYVAALVLPVVAFLPTAGAALITVATPLAVPALTSIPTVFEIGWQYPLSILPFLYGAAAVGLHRIVRADAGRRRRLFITAASALAVALQIVLIIALTRRFYRDYISAAFPIAHEKALAGAVSRVPRDIPLSADDVFAAHLAHRRYIYLNYPAPGFWPAKEPEAMLLARRAHPPLELAVILEQAEKLSLTPVDFCADYAYFEKREGDYALDYERLFRTWYGTVEEWQCWAPGGKRPIADARAHDGRAVLLENYLYCAPGDGYVYPPGKYGLAFLLRRADPGEFCFAVITARVASAEDPSVFKVYRRTNRVRASAKYRPYIIRFERKEPFTLQLEVHSISPLYLDAVSVNSDDYTLENVRALGPG